In the genome of Curtobacterium sp. MCLR17_036, the window GGGTCGCAGCACGCGCTCGACCTCGTCACCCGGCTGTTCATCGACCCGGGCGACGTCGTGCTCGCCGAGTCGCCCTCGTACGTCGGCGCCATCGGGGTCTTCCGGTCGTACCAGGCGGAGACCGTGCACGTCGCCACCGACGAGCTCGGCCTCGTCCCGCAGGCCCTGCGCGAGGCCATCGCGGCGCTGCGGACGCAGGGCAAGCGGATCAAGTTCCTCTACACGATCCCGAACTTCCACAACCCGGCCGGTGTCACGATGAGTCGTGAGCGCCGCATCGAGGTGCTCGACATCTGCCGGTCGAACAACATCCTCGTGCTCGAGGACAACCCGTACGGGCTGCTCTGGTTCGACGAGCCGGCACCGCAGGCGATCCGGTCGATCGACGAAGAGGGCGTCGTCTACCTGGGTTCCTTCTCGAAGACCCTCGCGCCGGGCTTCCGTGTCGGCTGGGCACTCGCGCCCCACGCCATCCGCGAGAAGCTCGTGCTCGCCAACGAGTCCGCCGTGCTCGCGCCCAACTCGTTCGGGCAGTACGTCGTGAACGCCTACCTGGACGCCGCGGACTGGAAGGGCCAGGTGGACACCTTCCGCGGACTCTACGCCGAGCGCCGCGACGCGATGCTGTCCGCCCTGGGGGAGTTCCTGCCGGACCTGTCCTGGACGAAGCCGAACGGCGGGTTCTTCGTCTGGCTCACCCTTCCCGAGTCGCTCGACTCGAAGGGCATGCTGCCCCGCGCGGTGAAGGAGCTCGTGGCCTACACGCCCGGCACCGCGTTCTACGCCGACGGTCGGGGCGGCGGACACATCCGCCTGTCGTTCTGCTACCCGACGCCCGAGCAGATCCGCGTCGGCGTGAAGCGCCTGGCCAACGTGGTCAACGACGAGCTCGAGCTCATCGAGACCTTCGGGCCCGCGACCCGTCCGAACGCGGTCGCACGGGAGTCGTCCTCGGTGAGCGCTCCGCCGCCGAACGTCTCCTGACCAGCACTTTCCGCGTCCCCGCGCAGCCCGTTCCACACCAGAGGACCCAGCATGGCCGAGCTCACCCGCCGTCACGTCGTCGTCGTCGCCGGCGGCATCTCGCACGAGCGAGACGTCTCCCTCCGGTCCGGCCGTCGGGTCGCGGACTCACTCACCGGGTACGGCTGGCAGGTCGACCTGCGCGACGCCGACGCGATGCTCCTGCCGGCCCTCACCGAGTCGCGCCCGGACGTCGTGTGGCCGGCCCTGCACGGCGCTTCCGGTGAGGACGGGGCCCTGCGGGGCATCCTGGAGGCCGTGGACATCCCGTACGTCGGCTCACGTTCCACTTCCGCTCGCCTCGCCTGGGACAAGCCCACCGCCTCCGCGCTGGTCGCGCGGGCGGGTGTACGCACACCACGGTCCGTGACCTTGTCCCACGACGTGTTCCGGGAGCTCGGCGCCGCCGGCGTCCTGGCGGCGATCGCAGCCGAACACCCCGTGCCGCTCGCGGTGAAGCCGGCTCGCGGAGGCAGCGCCCAGGGCGTGACGCTCGTCGAGGACGTCGAGGACCTGCCGCGTGCCATGGTGACCGCCTACACCTACTGCGACGACGTTGTCGTCGAGCAGCTCATCCGGGGCACCGAGGTCGCCGTCGGCATCATCGACACGGGCGACGGACCCGTCCCGCTCGCCGCCGTCGAGATCGTCCCGCGGAACGGCATCTACGGCTTCGAGGCGCGGTACAACGCGGGGGAGACGACCTTCTACACCCCGGCGCGACTGACCGAGGTGTTCGCGGGAGCGGCCGCCGAGGCCGCTGTCGCTGCACACACGGCGCTCGGCCTGCGTCATCTCTCGCGTGTCGACCTCATCATCGACGCGGCCGGTACCCCCTGGTTCCTCGAGGCCAACGTCCTCCCGGGCCTCACCGAGACGTCGCTGCTGCCGCAGGCACTGTCGGCTTCCGGCTTCGACCTCGGGTGGACCTACGCCGAACTCGCGGAGCAGGCCATTCGCGACCACCACGCCTGAGACGTCCCGACCGTGGATTCCCGACAGGTTCCACGTGGAACATCTCGAGTCGGCGCCCTGGCAGCCGTGGGCCTGGTGGTACTCGCATCCGGCGAAGCCGTGCACTGGTGGGCCGCTCGCCAGGCCGCTCGACTCCCTCGACCGACTGCGGGGTCGACCGGGCTCGTGGTCGTCCTGGGGTTCGGCAATCACGGTCATCGTGTCAACGTCGTCAATCGTTGGCGAGCCCGGACAGCGGTCCGCACTGCACGTTCGGCTCGCACAGCCGGCGCCGCCACTCGGATCCTCTGCAGTGGGGGAGCGGTGCGCGGAATGGTCGCAGAGGCGGTGCTCCTGCAGGGCTACATCGCGAACGCTCTCGGGTGGGAGGGGCCGGTGTCCATCGAACCCGACAGTCGTTCGACGTGGGAGAACGTCCGCAACGCGGTGCCCTGGATCGAATCATCGGACTGGATCGCGTTCGCGTCGAACGGATTCCACGCTGCCAGAGCGCGTACCTACCTCGCGCGTCAGCGTCCGGAGCTCGCTGAGCGGCTGGTCGCTGCGGAGGACTACCAGCTCGGCGAGGCCATCCTGCTGAAGCCCCTGTTCGCCGCGGTCGGACTGTGGAAGCTGCGGACCGTGTTCCACGTGAAACCTCCGGCAGAGTCGCCGCATGTCCCGCTCGAGGGCGGCTGACTGGTCTTCGGACGGCGCTCCCGCCATGGTCTGCGCGACGACGAAGACGGCAGACATCACCGCCCCCGGCGTTGATCTGATCGTGCGGCACGTTCGCCACCGGGAACATCGACCAGGGTGCATCAACGGCTCGATCGCACATCCGCGCGTGCGATTC includes:
- a CDS encoding PLP-dependent aminotransferase family protein — translated: MTNGNSLDPWYDSYAQRTAGLSASEVRALFAVASRPEVVSLAGGMPYVSALPRELVTGSLDRVMNEDAAMALQYGGGQGLRSLREHIVDVMSLEGIRASAEDVVVTTGSQHALDLVTRLFIDPGDVVLAESPSYVGAIGVFRSYQAETVHVATDELGLVPQALREAIAALRTQGKRIKFLYTIPNFHNPAGVTMSRERRIEVLDICRSNNILVLEDNPYGLLWFDEPAPQAIRSIDEEGVVYLGSFSKTLAPGFRVGWALAPHAIREKLVLANESAVLAPNSFGQYVVNAYLDAADWKGQVDTFRGLYAERRDAMLSALGEFLPDLSWTKPNGGFFVWLTLPESLDSKGMLPRAVKELVAYTPGTAFYADGRGGGHIRLSFCYPTPEQIRVGVKRLANVVNDELELIETFGPATRPNAVARESSSVSAPPPNVS
- a CDS encoding D-alanine--D-alanine ligase gives rise to the protein MAELTRRHVVVVAGGISHERDVSLRSGRRVADSLTGYGWQVDLRDADAMLLPALTESRPDVVWPALHGASGEDGALRGILEAVDIPYVGSRSTSARLAWDKPTASALVARAGVRTPRSVTLSHDVFRELGAAGVLAAIAAEHPVPLAVKPARGGSAQGVTLVEDVEDLPRAMVTAYTYCDDVVVEQLIRGTEVAVGIIDTGDGPVPLAAVEIVPRNGIYGFEARYNAGETTFYTPARLTEVFAGAAAEAAVAAHTALGLRHLSRVDLIIDAAGTPWFLEANVLPGLTETSLLPQALSASGFDLGWTYAELAEQAIRDHHA
- a CDS encoding YdcF family protein, which translates into the protein MVVLGFGNHGHRVNVVNRWRARTAVRTARSARTAGAATRILCSGGAVRGMVAEAVLLQGYIANALGWEGPVSIEPDSRSTWENVRNAVPWIESSDWIAFASNGFHAARARTYLARQRPELAERLVAAEDYQLGEAILLKPLFAAVGLWKLRTVFHVKPPAESPHVPLEGG